In Paenibacillus kyungheensis, the following are encoded in one genomic region:
- a CDS encoding aminotransferase class V-fold PLP-dependent enzyme: MSAQYHETQNVIYLDHAATSFPKPPEVSQALLYALEQASANPGRGSHRMAVQASRELFNCRKTLSQLLDVHNPIDIAFTANTTVALNMAIQGYLEAGDHVISTMTEHNSVRRPLEALRRSIGIEVTYIAVNAQGDINLAEVNQAFTPRTRLLVCNHSSNLLGSILPVAELSSIAHDHGTKILVDIAQSAGHIPVSLSSWQIDMAAFPGHKGLLGPQGTGGLYIAPDMDLHPWIYGGTGSQSEEINQPTVRPDRYEAGTPNTPGIAGLHAGARYVLERSVLTIAKEEQQLSQMMIEKLLNIPNVHVLGPELGKERTGIVSFIMEHKDSAEIAFRLDREFGIAVRAGMHCTPLAHISAGTLNTGAVRASVGYRSTVDDIDRLIEAIQYIHRT, translated from the coding sequence TTGTCAGCTCAATATCATGAGACTCAAAATGTAATCTATCTAGATCATGCAGCTACATCTTTTCCTAAGCCGCCTGAAGTGAGTCAAGCGTTGTTATATGCGTTAGAACAAGCTTCTGCTAATCCTGGCCGTGGTAGCCATCGTATGGCTGTTCAAGCGAGTCGTGAATTATTTAATTGTCGTAAAACATTATCCCAACTTCTAGATGTACATAACCCTATAGATATTGCTTTTACAGCCAATACTACAGTAGCTCTGAATATGGCTATTCAAGGGTATCTAGAAGCAGGAGATCATGTGATATCGACCATGACAGAACATAATTCTGTACGTCGACCTTTAGAAGCGCTAAGACGTAGTATCGGTATAGAAGTGACCTATATTGCTGTGAATGCTCAAGGGGATATTAATTTAGCTGAAGTGAATCAAGCCTTTACGCCGCGAACGCGGCTTTTGGTATGTAATCATAGTTCTAATCTATTGGGTAGCATATTACCGGTTGCTGAATTGTCTAGTATCGCTCATGATCATGGAACCAAAATTTTGGTCGATATCGCTCAGAGTGCAGGTCATATCCCTGTATCGTTATCATCATGGCAAATCGATATGGCTGCTTTTCCAGGTCATAAAGGATTGTTAGGGCCGCAAGGAACAGGCGGTTTATATATAGCACCTGATATGGATCTTCATCCCTGGATCTATGGAGGCACTGGTAGCCAATCAGAAGAGATCAATCAACCGACTGTAAGACCGGATCGATATGAAGCAGGAACACCTAATACGCCCGGTATAGCAGGTCTACATGCAGGTGCTCGGTATGTGTTAGAGCGTTCAGTGCTTACTATTGCTAAAGAAGAGCAACAGTTATCGCAAATGATGATCGAAAAGTTATTAAATATCCCGAATGTACATGTTTTGGGACCTGAACTTGGCAAAGAACGTACAGGTATTGTATCTTTTATAATGGAGCATAAAGACAGTGCAGAAATCGCTTTTCGCTTAGATCGAGAATTCGGTATAGCGGTACGAGCAGGAATGCATTGTACTCCACTTGCTCATATATCAGCAGGGACTTTAAATACAGGGGCTGTACGTGCTAGTGTTGGATATCGATCTACCGTAGATGATATCGATCGTCTGATTGAAGCCATTCAATATATTCATCGTACGTAA
- a CDS encoding DUF3343 domain-containing protein, with the protein MNDILVIAFDSTQQALRAEMLLEYADIENDMFPTPKEITAGCALCIQFPETDLQEVDHIIKAEQVEIRGIFKQKQQTYEQVVL; encoded by the coding sequence ATGAATGATATACTGGTGATTGCTTTTGATTCTACGCAACAGGCATTACGAGCAGAGATGTTACTGGAATACGCAGATATTGAAAATGATATGTTCCCTACACCGAAAGAAATTACCGCTGGTTGTGCGCTATGTATACAATTCCCAGAAACAGATTTGCAAGAAGTCGATCATATTATCAAAGCAGAACAAGTCGAGATCCGAGGCATTTTCAAACAAAAACAACAGACATATGAGCAAGTTGTGTTATAG
- a CDS encoding LCP family protein gives MARKRKIAIGAAIALVVVAGSLFLLRKPISALMFDWFVAGSIEDQLAQTYQPVRQIGGEQEATEALPVLTEPFSMLLVGSDQRDNETARSDTLIYAVMRPLESKVLLISIPRDTYTEIIGKDKKDKINHAFAFGGIKMTMDTVENLMDEKLQYYATINFQGLIDSVDALGGIKLPIEEDIVNKDPNHEQFTIKGGKPIYSGQEALYYVRYREDSDFRRTKRQQIFLQALADQAIQLNQIEKIPQLLDIMGTNFKTDMRPQTITGLASQILRTGKPEVTSFTIAGDGEYVDGVYYEVPRESEIKEARDLIDEWMKSDASDSDINNRDSADGATDTAGSLIH, from the coding sequence ATGGCGAGAAAACGTAAAATAGCTATTGGAGCTGCAATTGCATTAGTTGTCGTAGCTGGAAGCCTTTTTTTGTTGCGGAAACCGATCTCTGCATTGATGTTCGATTGGTTCGTAGCGGGCAGTATTGAAGATCAATTAGCACAGACATATCAACCTGTACGTCAAATTGGCGGCGAGCAAGAAGCTACCGAAGCACTACCTGTACTGACAGAGCCGTTTTCAATGTTATTGGTTGGCAGTGATCAACGTGATAACGAGACTGCACGTTCAGATACCCTTATCTATGCTGTTATGCGTCCTCTGGAATCTAAAGTGCTACTCATCTCGATTCCACGCGATACGTACACTGAGATTATAGGCAAAGACAAAAAAGATAAAATCAATCATGCCTTTGCATTTGGTGGTATCAAGATGACGATGGATACGGTTGAGAATCTTATGGATGAAAAGCTACAATATTATGCCACGATTAATTTTCAAGGTCTTATTGATTCTGTAGATGCCTTAGGAGGCATAAAATTACCGATAGAAGAAGATATCGTAAATAAAGATCCTAACCATGAGCAGTTTACTATCAAAGGCGGTAAGCCTATTTATTCTGGACAAGAAGCACTTTATTATGTTCGCTATCGTGAAGATAGTGATTTTAGACGTACCAAACGTCAGCAGATTTTTTTACAAGCTCTGGCAGACCAAGCGATACAGCTTAATCAGATTGAAAAAATTCCTCAATTGTTAGATATTATGGGTACTAATTTCAAAACAGATATGCGCCCACAAACGATTACAGGCTTAGCAAGTCAAATCTTACGTACCGGCAAGCCTGAAGTGACTTCATTTACGATTGCTGGTGATGGAGAATATGTAGATGGTGTATATTATGAAGTGCCGCGTGAAAGTGAAATTAAAGAAGCGAGAGATTTGATCGATGAATGGATGAAATCAGACGCTTCTGATTCCGATATAAATAATAGAGATTCAGCCGATGGAGCTACCGACACTGCGGGTTCTCTGATTCACTAG
- the noc gene encoding nucleoid occlusion protein — protein sequence MKEQFSKLFGLTERAHGEEVKQIPVANITTSPYQPRTIFDDAKIEELCQTIKTHGVIQPIVVRIRNNKYEIIAGERRYRAVTKLGMPTIPAIVREFNDSQAASIALIENLQREGLTAIEEAMAYQKLIDLHDLTQESLAQRLGKSQSTIANKIRLLNLPDVIKQALMARQVTERHARALLSLGSEELQLRVLNDIIEKELNVKQTEARVAFYKEKTNTVKKSKRISYTKDVRLALNTIRQSIDLVSGSGLAINTSEQDHEDHYEIVIKIPKR from the coding sequence ATGAAAGAACAATTTTCCAAATTGTTTGGCTTGACTGAACGCGCACATGGGGAAGAAGTCAAACAGATACCGGTTGCGAATATTACAACTAGCCCGTATCAACCCCGTACTATTTTTGATGATGCTAAAATCGAAGAATTGTGCCAGACGATCAAAACTCATGGTGTAATTCAGCCTATTGTTGTACGTATTCGTAATAATAAATACGAAATTATTGCAGGTGAACGACGCTATCGGGCGGTTACCAAATTAGGTATGCCAACGATTCCAGCTATTGTTCGAGAGTTCAATGATTCACAAGCAGCTTCGATCGCATTGATCGAGAATTTGCAACGTGAAGGATTAACAGCGATCGAAGAAGCGATGGCTTATCAAAAATTAATTGATCTGCATGATCTGACTCAGGAAAGTTTGGCTCAACGCTTGGGTAAAAGCCAGTCTACGATTGCGAACAAAATTAGGCTTTTAAATTTACCTGATGTGATCAAGCAAGCATTAATGGCTCGTCAAGTTACTGAACGACATGCTCGCGCTCTATTATCGCTTGGAAGTGAAGAGTTACAACTTCGTGTATTGAACGACATTATTGAAAAAGAATTGAATGTAAAACAAACAGAAGCTCGTGTAGCTTTTTATAAAGAAAAAACAAATACTGTTAAAAAATCTAAACGGATCTCGTATACCAAAGATGTAAGACTAGCATTGAATACAATTCGCCAATCGATTGATCTTGTGTCTGGATCAGGGCTCGCTATTAATACATCTGAACAAGATCATGAAGACCATTATGAAATTGTGATAAAGATACCAAAACGCTAA
- a CDS encoding DUF2232 domain-containing protein — protein sequence MKLRWTSVAWSIAYLLLLLSLLTSLSIITIFFLIVPVVVLYSTLSLRQFIMHLVPVWLITMIVAIQLEGRLGIYVAILGIFFMVPGIVMGRLYKKNASALRVIFTTGITTLVEMLLLLIFATVVYKFNLAIYVKDIVELSVAPMRAMADINPDIADIFSPEFVRGLWNYTLQMIPFALIISSFTMVVITHAICRPILEGMNYSVPKLRPARDWRLPRSLIWYYLLAVFLEYFVATNITGVLAAFVLNFMPLIHIAFTIQTIGFVFFLGHHRKWNSFLPFLLALVVVLIPPLRIVGIIDLAFPLREYITRPKR from the coding sequence TTGAAATTGCGCTGGACATCGGTGGCATGGAGTATAGCTTATTTGCTTCTGTTGCTGTCTTTATTAACGTCATTATCCATTATAACGATATTTTTTCTGATTGTGCCTGTAGTCGTGCTGTACTCGACACTATCCTTGCGCCAATTCATTATGCACCTGGTTCCAGTCTGGTTGATTACGATGATCGTAGCGATTCAGCTAGAAGGTAGGTTAGGCATTTATGTAGCGATACTGGGCATATTCTTTATGGTTCCAGGTATTGTAATGGGACGGTTGTACAAAAAGAATGCATCTGCACTTCGAGTAATATTTACGACTGGAATTACCACGCTAGTCGAAATGTTATTGTTATTAATTTTTGCTACAGTAGTCTATAAGTTTAATCTAGCGATCTATGTAAAAGATATTGTAGAGCTATCTGTCGCTCCGATGCGAGCTATGGCGGATATCAATCCAGATATCGCTGATATCTTCTCGCCTGAATTTGTGCGTGGATTGTGGAATTATACATTACAGATGATTCCATTTGCTTTGATTATCAGTTCATTTACAATGGTTGTGATTACACATGCTATTTGTCGTCCAATTTTGGAAGGCATGAACTACTCTGTTCCTAAATTAAGACCTGCGCGTGATTGGAGATTACCTCGATCATTGATCTGGTATTATTTACTTGCTGTATTTTTAGAATATTTTGTAGCTACAAATATAACAGGTGTATTGGCAGCGTTTGTTCTTAATTTCATGCCGCTGATACATATTGCTTTTACGATTCAAACGATTGGCTTTGTATTTTTCTTAGGTCATCATCGGAAATGGAATTCGTTTCTTCCGTTTCTGTTAGCTTTAGTTGTGGTATTGATTCCACCACTTCGTATTGTTGGTATTATTGATCTAGCGTTCCCGCTCCGCGAATATATTACGAGACCGAAACGGTAA
- the ssb gene encoding single-stranded DNA-binding protein produces MLNRVILIGRLTKDPELRYTPAGVAVTQFTLAVDRPFTSQGGEREADFIPVVTWRQLAETCANYLRKGRLTAVEGRIQVRNYENNEGKRVYVTEVIADNVRFLESNRDGGGSGGSSREESSNNSNNSGGGNNRSNYNSNNGNNNSRDNQDPFSDDGKPIDISDDDLPF; encoded by the coding sequence TTGCTAAACCGTGTCATTTTGATCGGCCGGTTAACCAAAGACCCGGAGCTTCGCTATACACCCGCTGGTGTAGCTGTAACCCAGTTTACATTAGCAGTGGATCGTCCTTTTACGAGCCAAGGTGGAGAGCGCGAAGCGGACTTTATCCCGGTCGTCACTTGGAGACAACTGGCTGAAACTTGTGCTAACTATTTACGAAAAGGTCGCTTAACTGCGGTTGAAGGCCGAATTCAAGTACGTAATTATGAGAATAATGAAGGAAAACGTGTATACGTGACTGAAGTTATTGCTGATAATGTTCGTTTCCTTGAATCTAATCGTGATGGTGGCGGCAGTGGAGGATCATCCCGTGAAGAGTCTTCCAATAATTCTAACAATAGCGGCGGCGGTAATAACCGTAGCAACTATAATAGTAATAATGGAAACAACAACTCACGAGATAACCAGGACCCATTCTCTGATGACGGTAAACCGATAGATATTTCCGATGATGATTTGCCATTTTAA
- the rsmG gene encoding 16S rRNA (guanine(527)-N(7))-methyltransferase RsmG, with translation MDPIQQHFTDTLAAQHIAINEQQLEQFEGYYQELITWNEKMNLTGITERDQVYNKHFYDSISLAFYMDLNEIQTLADIGSGAGFPGIPLKIMFPHIKLRIIDSLNKRIQFLQSVVNRLGLQDVELIHGRAEEWGQKEGYRDHHDLVTARAVAKLSVLNEFCLPFVKTGGTFAAMKGIDPAEEIQHAFRSLGLLKGKVREVHHFQLPVEESDRHIILITKEAATPAKYPRKAGTPMKEPLG, from the coding sequence ATGGATCCAATTCAACAGCATTTTACTGACACATTAGCAGCACAACATATTGCAATTAATGAGCAACAATTAGAACAGTTTGAAGGGTATTATCAAGAGCTAATTACTTGGAATGAAAAAATGAATTTGACGGGCATCACTGAACGAGATCAAGTGTATAACAAGCATTTTTATGATTCAATTTCTCTTGCTTTTTATATGGATTTGAATGAAATACAGACACTTGCTGATATCGGATCAGGTGCTGGATTTCCAGGTATTCCGCTTAAAATTATGTTTCCACATATCAAGCTACGGATTATCGATTCGCTTAATAAACGGATTCAATTTTTGCAAAGTGTAGTGAATCGTCTGGGACTACAGGATGTAGAATTGATTCATGGCCGTGCAGAAGAGTGGGGACAAAAAGAAGGTTATCGTGATCATCACGATCTAGTAACCGCTAGAGCAGTTGCTAAGCTTTCGGTATTGAATGAATTTTGCTTACCGTTTGTAAAAACAGGTGGTACATTTGCAGCGATGAAAGGGATCGATCCTGCTGAAGAAATTCAGCATGCTTTTCGCAGTCTAGGATTGTTAAAAGGAAAAGTTCGTGAAGTTCATCATTTCCAATTGCCTGTAGAAGAATCGGATCGTCATATTATTCTTATTACTAAAGAAGCTGCTACACCAGCCAAGTATCCGCGCAAAGCAGGTACACCGATGAAAGAACCTTTAGGCTAA
- the rpsR gene encoding 30S ribosomal protein S18 has protein sequence MSFNRRESGDGEGRRPGGRRGRNKRRKVCFFTVNKIKHIDYKDTDLLRKFISERGKILPRRVTGTSAKYQRMLTIAIKRSRQIALLPYTTE, from the coding sequence ATGAGCTTCAATAGACGCGAAAGCGGCGATGGAGAAGGCAGACGTCCAGGTGGACGCCGTGGCCGTAACAAACGTCGTAAAGTATGTTTTTTCACTGTAAACAAAATTAAGCACATCGATTATAAAGATACGGACTTGCTTCGTAAATTTATCAGCGAACGTGGTAAAATTTTGCCACGCCGTGTAACAGGTACAAGTGCTAAATACCAACGTATGTTGACTATCGCGATTAAACGTTCTCGTCAAATCGCATTGCTACCTTACACAACTGAGTAG
- the rpsF gene encoding 30S ribosomal protein S6 translates to MRNYEVMYILRPELEQEAVDAAVEKFKGIITNGGEITKHDVMGKRRLAYEIKKIRDGIYVLVNFQSAPEVVAELERLMKISDDVIRYLITVDVTK, encoded by the coding sequence ATGCGCAATTATGAAGTGATGTACATTCTTCGTCCTGAACTGGAACAAGAAGCTGTAGATGCAGCTGTTGAGAAGTTCAAAGGCATCATCACAAACGGCGGCGAAATTACAAAGCATGATGTAATGGGTAAACGTCGTCTTGCGTATGAGATCAAGAAAATTCGTGACGGTATCTATGTATTGGTAAACTTCCAATCAGCACCAGAAGTTGTTGCTGAACTAGAACGTCTTATGAAGATTTCTGACGATGTTATTCGTTATCTCATTACTGTTGACGTTACTAAATAA
- a CDS encoding DUF951 domain-containing protein: MERKVFQLGDIVQMKKPHPCGSNEMEIIRMGMDIRIKCVGCKHSILVPRAKFEKNMKKVLRSVDSEVQPMSE; this comes from the coding sequence ATGGAACGTAAGGTTTTTCAATTGGGCGATATTGTGCAAATGAAAAAGCCACATCCTTGTGGAAGTAATGAGATGGAAATTATTCGAATGGGGATGGATATTCGGATAAAATGTGTAGGTTGTAAGCATAGTATATTAGTACCTAGAGCCAAATTTGAGAAAAATATGAAAAAAGTATTACGCTCGGTAGATAGTGAAGTTCAACCAATGAGTGAATAA
- a CDS encoding CBS domain-containing protein: MNIAFFLLPKQEVVCVTLNSTLRQTLERMEYHRYTSVPMLNKDGGYAGTVTEGDLLWFMKNSEGKVTFENASKFLMSDVPLQKDNKPVSIDANMEDLINLAKVQNFVPVVDDMNRFIGIVRRSQIIEYCEQFVRSGEYNPEKSRMAKNMKVT; encoded by the coding sequence ATGAATATTGCGTTTTTTCTGCTACCGAAGCAGGAGGTCGTTTGTGTCACCCTTAATTCGACACTACGTCAGACGCTTGAAAGAATGGAATACCATCGCTATACGTCAGTGCCGATGTTGAATAAAGATGGAGGATACGCAGGTACAGTAACAGAAGGCGATCTATTATGGTTTATGAAAAATTCCGAAGGCAAAGTGACTTTTGAGAACGCTTCTAAATTTCTAATGTCGGATGTACCTTTGCAAAAAGACAATAAGCCTGTATCCATCGATGCGAATATGGAGGATTTGATCAATCTAGCAAAAGTACAGAACTTTGTACCTGTTGTCGATGATATGAATCGTTTTATTGGTATTGTTAGACGTAGTCAGATTATAGAATATTGTGAGCAATTTGTACGTAGTGGGGAGTATAACCCTGAAAAATCAAGAATGGCTAAGAATATGAAAGTTACGTAA
- a CDS encoding ParB/RepB/Spo0J family partition protein has translation MSKRLGKGLDALIPSLSVNDDDKIIEVSLKELRPNPYQPRKHFDHESIQELAESISQHGVIQPIIVRKVLKGYEIIAGERRYRASEVAGKKSIPTVIRSFTDQQVMEIALIENVQRENLNALEVATAYQALMEEFKMTQEELATKVGKSRSHIANFLRLLSLPDAVKEHVSRGTLSMGHARSLVSVKKEELIIALANKAIEQAWNVRQLEEAVQNLDKKKEDSTKSKIKKTDPYLVDVEETLRDRFQTTVKIKHSNKDKGKIELNYYSKQDLERLLEMLNQM, from the coding sequence ATGAGTAAACGTCTTGGTAAGGGGCTAGATGCGCTGATTCCTTCATTATCTGTAAATGATGACGATAAAATTATAGAAGTTAGCTTAAAAGAATTACGTCCTAATCCATATCAACCGCGTAAACATTTCGATCATGAGTCGATTCAAGAATTAGCAGAATCGATCAGTCAGCACGGGGTTATTCAACCAATTATTGTACGTAAAGTGTTAAAAGGATACGAAATTATTGCCGGAGAACGTCGGTATCGTGCTTCAGAAGTAGCCGGTAAAAAGTCGATTCCGACAGTCATTCGTAGCTTTACAGATCAACAAGTAATGGAAATAGCATTAATCGAAAATGTACAGCGTGAAAACTTAAATGCACTGGAAGTAGCTACTGCTTATCAAGCTCTGATGGAAGAGTTCAAAATGACGCAAGAAGAATTAGCGACCAAAGTTGGTAAATCTCGTTCTCATATTGCTAACTTTTTACGATTATTATCACTGCCTGATGCTGTCAAAGAACATGTTTCACGTGGAACATTATCAATGGGACATGCCCGTTCATTAGTCAGCGTTAAAAAAGAAGAATTGATTATTGCTTTGGCTAATAAAGCTATTGAACAAGCTTGGAATGTACGCCAACTAGAAGAAGCAGTTCAGAACCTAGACAAAAAGAAAGAAGATTCAACTAAAAGTAAAATCAAAAAAACAGATCCTTATCTGGTAGACGTTGAAGAAACATTACGTGACCGTTTTCAGACGACTGTTAAAATTAAACATAGCAACAAAGACAAAGGCAAAATCGAATTGAATTATTACAGTAAGCAAGATTTAGAACGATTGTTAGAAATGCTAAATCAGATGTAA
- a CDS encoding ParA family protein: MSKIIAIANQKGGVGKTTTSVNLGACLATLGKRVLLIDIDPQGNTTSGVGINKADVENCIYDIIINDVAPKDTIKTTVIEGLHIIPATIQLAGAEVELVPAISRELRLKNAISQVKQDYDYILIDCPPSLGILTINSLTAADSVLIPIQCEYYALEGLSQLLNTVRLVQKHLNTDLQIEGVLLTMLDARTNLGIQVIEEVKKYFQDKVYRTIIPRNVRLSEAPSHGKAIITYDPRSKGAEVYLELAKEVVSYE; encoded by the coding sequence TTGTCGAAAATTATAGCTATAGCGAATCAAAAAGGTGGCGTTGGTAAAACAACCACATCTGTCAATCTGGGAGCTTGTCTGGCGACTTTGGGTAAGCGGGTTCTGTTAATCGATATTGATCCACAGGGGAATACAACCAGTGGGGTAGGTATCAATAAAGCAGATGTTGAAAATTGTATTTACGATATTATTATTAACGATGTTGCCCCGAAAGATACAATTAAAACAACTGTAATCGAAGGATTGCATATTATTCCGGCTACAATACAACTTGCAGGAGCAGAAGTTGAATTAGTGCCAGCGATATCACGAGAATTGCGCTTGAAAAATGCGATCAGTCAGGTCAAACAAGATTATGATTATATATTGATTGATTGCCCACCATCGCTTGGTATTTTGACGATCAATTCGTTAACCGCAGCAGACTCTGTTTTGATTCCGATTCAATGTGAATATTATGCTTTGGAAGGGCTAAGCCAGCTATTAAATACAGTGCGCTTGGTACAAAAACATTTGAATACTGATCTTCAGATCGAAGGCGTATTGTTAACGATGCTAGATGCACGTACCAATCTAGGTATTCAAGTCATTGAAGAAGTTAAAAAATATTTCCAAGATAAAGTATACCGGACTATTATTCCGCGTAATGTTCGCTTGAGTGAAGCACCTTCACATGGTAAAGCGATTATTACTTATGATCCTCGTTCTAAAGGAGCAGAAGTTTATTTAGAGCTGGCAAAGGAAGTGGTTTCTTATGAGTAA
- a CDS encoding mechanosensitive ion channel domain-containing protein, with product MKGFLNQETGGQDIQQLTETATDQVSGFTSGLWKWASDTDMWWQFLFSSIRIVLIFILTQIAIKVISKVIERSLQGKDKSRLRTNPRRFITIGELLKNVVSSVFNFIMIMLVLNEFGFNLTPLLTGAGVAGLAISFGAQSIVKDIITGFFIIFEDQFAVGDVIQVGTYKGTVQMVGLRTTRLVSWNGEVNIIPNGSIISVTNFSLSNSLAVVDVPLKLERSMDDALKLVKQAVEELKDDHPEMLKMPEVLGIQSLTTAEYAIRIVAECQPNSRAGVERAVQTAVKKALDHEEEQRLLLEAQQQEEEARKQKELEAANTPLQGEGELESQAKDKRDENISNDQ from the coding sequence ATGAAAGGCTTTTTAAATCAAGAAACAGGTGGACAAGATATTCAGCAATTAACAGAAACAGCTACAGATCAAGTTAGCGGATTTACGAGCGGGTTATGGAAATGGGCGAGCGATACAGATATGTGGTGGCAATTTTTATTTTCCAGTATTCGTATAGTTCTGATTTTTATACTGACTCAAATCGCTATTAAAGTTATAAGCAAAGTGATTGAGCGTTCTTTGCAAGGGAAAGACAAAAGTAGGCTAAGAACGAATCCAAGACGGTTTATTACGATAGGTGAACTATTAAAAAACGTTGTTTCTAGTGTGTTTAATTTTATTATGATTATGTTAGTGTTGAATGAATTTGGATTTAATTTGACACCGTTATTAACAGGAGCCGGGGTAGCAGGTCTAGCGATCAGTTTTGGTGCACAAAGTATTGTTAAAGATATTATTACAGGATTCTTTATTATTTTTGAAGATCAATTTGCAGTAGGCGATGTGATTCAAGTAGGAACGTATAAAGGAACTGTACAGATGGTGGGATTACGTACAACCCGTCTAGTCAGCTGGAATGGTGAAGTTAATATTATTCCAAATGGTTCGATTATCAGTGTAACGAACTTTTCACTTTCTAATTCGTTGGCTGTTGTAGATGTTCCATTGAAATTAGAACGAAGTATGGACGATGCGCTGAAATTGGTAAAACAAGCGGTAGAAGAATTGAAAGACGATCATCCAGAAATGTTGAAAATGCCAGAAGTGTTAGGGATTCAATCGTTAACAACAGCAGAGTATGCGATTCGAATCGTTGCCGAGTGTCAGCCGAATTCACGAGCAGGAGTAGAGCGCGCGGTACAAACGGCTGTCAAAAAAGCACTGGATCATGAAGAAGAGCAACGGCTATTGTTAGAAGCTCAGCAACAAGAGGAAGAAGCTCGAAAACAAAAAGAATTAGAAGCAGCCAATACTCCGTTACAAGGTGAAGGAGAACTAGAATCACAGGCGAAAGATAAACGAGACGAAAATATATCAAACGATCAATAA
- a CDS encoding DUF4446 family protein, producing the protein MAELNGLIAEQLYLFVGGIAVIMIILLIIAIVQAVKLSKMRKRYNQMMAGSGVENLETLLLDLKLQMDSIEDDEQNKRDRFQAIENRLRQVPAHIGMKRYNAFSDHGSDLSFSLAILNDESDGVILTGLHNRDSSYMYAKPIVKSESTYNLSPEEKEAIQLAKSPTPTKS; encoded by the coding sequence ATGGCGGAATTGAATGGACTGATAGCAGAACAGTTGTATTTGTTTGTAGGAGGTATAGCTGTAATCATGATTATCTTATTGATTATTGCTATCGTACAAGCAGTCAAATTAAGCAAAATGCGCAAACGGTACAATCAGATGATGGCAGGTAGTGGAGTCGAAAACTTAGAAACACTATTGCTAGACTTGAAATTACAAATGGATTCGATAGAAGATGATGAACAGAACAAACGTGATCGTTTTCAAGCGATCGAAAATCGTTTGCGTCAAGTACCGGCACATATCGGAATGAAACGATACAATGCTTTTTCTGATCATGGTAGTGATCTTAGCTTTTCACTAGCTATTCTAAATGATGAATCAGACGGTGTTATTCTTACAGGGCTTCACAATCGAGATAGCTCGTATATGTATGCGAAGCCGATTGTTAAAAGCGAATCTACCTACAACTTATCTCCTGAAGAAAAAGAAGCCATTCAACTTGCAAAATCGCCAACACCAACCAAATCATAA